Proteins from a genomic interval of Staphylococcus debuckii:
- the tsaE gene encoding tRNA (adenosine(37)-N6)-threonylcarbamoyltransferase complex ATPase subunit type 1 TsaE, which translates to MIKINTIDQMNRFAGILVAFVEPGDLILLEGNLGAGKTTLSQFIGKHLGVKRTINSPTFNIIKSYKGTNMKFHHMDCYRLEDAEEDLGFDEYFNDRALTVVEWSEFITDFLPEDFLRINIEALDATSRAISIEANGKRYDKMKEEVERELLAAGYIE; encoded by the coding sequence ATGATTAAAATCAACACTATTGATCAAATGAATCGTTTTGCTGGAATCTTGGTGGCGTTTGTTGAACCAGGGGATTTAATTTTATTAGAGGGCAATCTAGGTGCTGGTAAGACGACTTTAAGTCAATTTATCGGTAAGCATTTGGGTGTGAAGCGTACTATCAATTCTCCGACATTCAATATTATAAAATCTTATAAAGGAACGAATATGAAATTTCATCATATGGATTGTTATCGTTTGGAAGATGCTGAAGAGGATCTTGGATTTGATGAATACTTTAATGATCGTGCATTGACGGTGGTTGAGTGGAGTGAATTTATTACTGACTTTCTGCCTGAAGATTTCTTACGTATTAATATTGAAGCACTGGATGCTACGTCGCGTGCAATTTCAATAGAGGCGAACGGTAAACGATATGACAAGATGAAGGAGGAAGTGGAACGTGAATTACTTGCTGCTGGATACATCGAATAA
- the ilvN gene encoding acetolactate synthase small subunit, which translates to MRRTFKTQVLDKSGTLNRLTSTFLRRQFNIVTLSVTPSTQPGISDLTFVAELDEVNHVQSLIRHLEKQVNVLTVQDVTDTSTYSVELLLVKVATPSNNEVLYDLIQNSDALVSVLKEEDGFTYLQAAGNEASLNQLLEQLSSLEIEQVSRTGTAALL; encoded by the coding sequence ATGAGACGCACATTCAAAACACAAGTATTAGATAAATCAGGTACTTTAAATCGTTTAACCAGTACGTTTTTACGCAGACAATTCAATATTGTAACGCTGAGTGTAACGCCAAGTACACAACCCGGCATTTCAGATTTGACTTTTGTAGCCGAACTTGATGAAGTCAACCATGTTCAATCTCTTATCCGTCATTTAGAGAAACAAGTGAATGTATTAACGGTACAAGACGTTACAGATACAAGTACTTATAGCGTAGAATTATTACTAGTCAAAGTAGCAACACCTTCTAATAACGAAGTTTTATACGATTTAATCCAAAACAGTGATGCGCTAGTGTCAGTATTGAAAGAAGAAGATGGATTTACCTACTTGCAAGCAGCAGGCAACGAAGCTTCTTTAAATCAATTGCTTGAACAACTATCATCATTAGAAATTGAACAAGTTTCTCGCACAGGAACTGCAGCATTACTATAA
- the ilvB gene encoding biosynthetic-type acetolactate synthase large subunit, with protein sequence MSNPQMTEHTNDTQSTQAERLNTETAPTKRSGSELLVEALLKEGTEQIFGYPGGAVLPLYDTFYDGKIRHILTRHEQGAVHAAEGYARVSGKPGVVVVTSGPGSTNVITGIADAYSDSLPLVVFTGQVATPGIGKDAFQEADLLSMTTPITKHNFQVKHPDEIPSVVHQAFHIANTGRKGPVVIDFPKDVGILKSEAEVTDELDLPGYHLPDAPEPSDIDYVLAKLKDAKKPVLLVGAGVRHSQSGPQLTEFAERHQIPVVTTLHGLGTIPFENPLFLGMGGMHGSYAANMALSDCDLLINLGSRFDDRLASNPNEFAKHATIVHVDIDPSEIDKIIKTDLGIVADCKLVLESFLQDSNHYTDHEAFVDYCLKNKKDHPFAYTDEEADVFNKPQKAIEYIGELTNGEAIVTTDVGQHQMWAAQFYPFKDHNQFVTSGGLGTMGFGIPSAIGAKLASPDKTVVCFVGDGGFQMTNQEMAILNEYELDIKIVLINNGTLGMVKQWQDKFFNQRFSHSVFNGQPDFQKLSEAYGVKSFLIDDPAQLESELDAAFAYKGPALIEVRISPKEPVLPMVPSGKANHEMEGVL encoded by the coding sequence ATGTCTAACCCACAAATGACAGAACATACAAATGATACACAAAGCACTCAAGCAGAACGACTGAACACTGAAACCGCACCTACTAAAAGAAGCGGTTCTGAGTTATTAGTCGAAGCGTTATTGAAGGAAGGAACTGAACAAATCTTCGGTTATCCAGGCGGTGCTGTTCTTCCTTTATACGATACATTTTATGATGGCAAAATCAGACATATCTTAACAAGACATGAGCAAGGCGCAGTACACGCTGCTGAAGGTTATGCTCGTGTTTCTGGCAAACCTGGTGTTGTGGTAGTAACTAGCGGTCCTGGTTCTACCAACGTTATCACTGGAATTGCAGATGCATACAGCGATTCATTACCGCTCGTGGTGTTTACAGGCCAAGTTGCTACGCCAGGTATCGGTAAAGATGCATTCCAAGAAGCGGATTTACTTTCAATGACTACACCGATTACTAAACACAACTTCCAAGTGAAACATCCAGATGAAATTCCAAGTGTAGTCCATCAAGCTTTCCATATTGCAAATACAGGGCGTAAAGGTCCTGTAGTCATTGACTTCCCTAAAGATGTAGGTATTTTGAAATCAGAAGCTGAGGTTACAGATGAACTTGATTTACCGGGCTATCATTTACCAGATGCGCCTGAACCTTCAGATATCGATTACGTATTAGCAAAATTAAAAGATGCCAAAAAACCAGTACTATTAGTCGGTGCCGGTGTCAGACATTCTCAATCAGGGCCGCAACTTACTGAATTTGCTGAAAGGCATCAAATTCCTGTAGTAACAACTTTACATGGTTTAGGTACAATTCCTTTTGAAAACCCCCTATTCTTAGGAATGGGCGGTATGCACGGATCATATGCAGCCAACATGGCATTATCAGATTGCGATTTATTGATTAACTTGGGTAGTCGTTTCGATGACAGACTCGCAAGTAACCCAAATGAATTTGCAAAGCATGCAACCATCGTACACGTAGATATCGATCCTTCTGAAATTGATAAAATCATCAAAACAGACTTAGGCATTGTAGCTGATTGCAAACTTGTCCTCGAATCATTCTTGCAGGACAGTAATCATTATACTGACCATGAAGCTTTTGTTGACTATTGCTTGAAAAATAAAAAAGACCATCCTTTCGCTTACACAGACGAAGAAGCTGATGTTTTTAATAAACCTCAAAAGGCGATTGAATATATCGGCGAACTCACAAATGGAGAAGCCATTGTGACAACAGATGTAGGTCAACATCAAATGTGGGCAGCTCAATTCTATCCATTTAAAGATCATAACCAATTTGTGACAAGCGGCGGATTAGGTACTATGGGATTCGGTATTCCGTCAGCAATCGGCGCTAAACTAGCATCACCAGATAAAACGGTTGTTTGTTTCGTCGGTGACGGCGGTTTCCAAATGACCAATCAAGAAATGGCCATCCTTAATGAATACGAATTAGACATCAAGATTGTACTCATCAACAACGGTACACTCGGCATGGTAAAGCAATGGCAAGATAAATTCTTTAATCAACGCTTTTCACATTCCGTATTCAACGGACAACCAGATTTCCAAAAATTATCTGAGGCCTATGGCGTTAAAAGTTTCTTAATAGATGATCCGGCACAATTAGAGTCAGAACTCGATGCAGCATTCGCCTATAAAGGCCCAGCACTCATTGAAGTCAGAATTTCACCGAAAGAACCTGTATTGCCTATGGTTCCTAGTGGAAAAGCTAACCACGAAATGGAGGGTGTACTATGA
- the ilvD gene encoding dihydroxy-acid dehydratase, with the protein MRSDQIKKGDQQAPARSLLHATGQIKEPTDMNKPFVAICNSYIDIVPGHVHLRELADIAKEAIREAGAIPFEFNTIGVDDGIAMGHIGMRYSLPSREIIADAAETVINAHWFDGVFYIPNCDKITPGMIMAAVRTNVPAIFCSGGPMKAGLSTQGKALTLSSMFEAVGAFKGGSMTQEEFLDMEQNACPTCGSCAGMFTANSMNCLMEVLGLALPYNGTALAVSDQRREMIRQAAFQLVDNIKNDLKPRDIVTREALDDAFALDMAMGGSTNTVLHTLAIANEAGVDYDLQRINEIAKRTPYLSKIAPSSSYSMHDVHEAGGVPAIINELMKKEGTLHPDRITATGKTLRENNEGKEIKNEDVIHPLDNPYDKEGGLSILYGNLAPKGAVIKVGGVDPEIKVFKGKAICFDSHDEAVEAIDNHTVKEGHVVVIRYEGPKGGPGMPEMLAPTSSIVGRGLGKDVALITDGRFSGATRGIAVGHVSPEAASGGPIGLIHDGDDITIDLTNRTLDVEVSDEVLEQRKAERKPFKAKVKTGYLARYTALVTSANTGGVMKVPEYLIEE; encoded by the coding sequence GTGAGAAGCGACCAAATCAAAAAAGGAGATCAACAAGCTCCAGCAAGAAGTTTACTTCATGCTACAGGACAAATTAAAGAACCAACAGATATGAATAAGCCATTCGTTGCAATTTGCAACTCTTATATCGATATCGTTCCAGGACATGTTCATCTCAGAGAATTAGCGGATATCGCTAAGGAAGCCATTAGAGAAGCGGGTGCTATCCCCTTTGAATTCAATACAATCGGCGTAGATGACGGTATCGCTATGGGACACATCGGAATGCGTTATTCATTACCATCCAGAGAAATCATTGCAGATGCAGCTGAAACTGTCATCAATGCCCACTGGTTTGACGGTGTCTTCTACATTCCGAACTGCGACAAAATCACACCGGGCATGATAATGGCAGCAGTCAGAACGAACGTCCCTGCTATCTTCTGCTCAGGCGGACCTATGAAAGCAGGCTTATCTACACAAGGTAAAGCACTCACACTTTCATCCATGTTTGAAGCGGTCGGCGCATTTAAAGGTGGTTCTATGACACAAGAAGAATTCTTGGATATGGAACAAAATGCCTGCCCGACTTGCGGATCATGCGCCGGAATGTTTACCGCTAATTCAATGAACTGTTTAATGGAAGTGCTTGGACTAGCCTTACCATATAACGGTACAGCACTAGCGGTTTCAGACCAAAGACGTGAAATGATTCGACAAGCTGCTTTCCAATTAGTAGACAATATCAAGAATGATTTGAAACCAAGAGATATCGTGACGAGAGAAGCATTAGATGATGCCTTTGCTTTAGATATGGCAATGGGTGGTTCAACGAATACAGTATTGCATACGTTAGCCATCGCAAATGAGGCCGGTGTCGATTATGATTTACAACGTATCAATGAAATTGCAAAACGTACACCTTATCTTTCTAAAATAGCACCAAGCTCATCTTACTCTATGCATGATGTACATGAAGCTGGCGGCGTACCTGCTATCATCAATGAATTAATGAAAAAAGAAGGCACATTACATCCAGATAGAATCACAGCTACAGGAAAAACCTTACGAGAGAACAATGAAGGCAAAGAAATTAAAAATGAAGACGTTATCCATCCATTAGATAATCCTTATGATAAAGAAGGCGGACTATCAATCTTATACGGTAACTTAGCACCTAAAGGCGCAGTCATTAAAGTCGGCGGAGTTGATCCTGAAATCAAAGTCTTCAAAGGCAAAGCAATTTGTTTCGATTCACATGATGAAGCAGTCGAAGCTATCGATAATCATACTGTAAAAGAAGGACATGTCGTAGTTATCCGCTACGAAGGCCCTAAAGGCGGACCAGGAATGCCAGAGATGCTCGCTCCTACTTCATCCATCGTAGGACGCGGTCTCGGCAAAGATGTTGCTTTAATCACAGACGGCCGTTTCTCAGGTGCGACTCGCGGTATTGCTGTAGGACATGTTTCACCGGAAGCTGCTTCAGGCGGTCCAATCGGATTAATTCACGATGGAGACGATATTACTATCGACTTAACAAACAGAACATTAGATGTTGAAGTTTCAGATGAAGTATTAGAACAACGCAAAGCAGAAAGAAAACCATTTAAAGCGAAAGTTAAAACAGGTTATCTTGCACGTTACACAGCACTTGTAACCAGCGCCAATACAGGCGGCGTTATGAAAGTACCTGAATATTTAATCGAGGAGTGA
- the tsaB gene encoding tRNA (adenosine(37)-N6)-threonylcarbamoyltransferase complex dimerization subunit type 1 TsaB — protein sequence MNYLLLDTSNKPMSLAVMQDDNVLVEHTTNLKRNHSIQLMPAIQSILQEAGIDKRELDAIVAAKGPGSYTGLRIGVTTAKTLAYALQTKLYGVSSLEALAATLPDLQAGLWIVPVIDARREAVYTGVYYYRNGQLETVLEDQYMTIADLNSYLIESKKDYIFAGNDLEKIKPLLEGKLVETLPQASKMKALIHEPENIHTFHPDYLKLSEAERNWLNNQKS from the coding sequence GTGAATTACTTGCTGCTGGATACATCGAATAAACCGATGTCGCTTGCTGTAATGCAAGATGATAATGTTCTTGTTGAACATACAACGAATTTAAAACGCAATCATTCTATTCAGTTGATGCCTGCCATACAAAGTATTTTGCAGGAGGCAGGAATCGACAAACGAGAATTAGATGCTATTGTTGCAGCTAAAGGACCCGGCTCTTATACGGGATTGCGCATCGGGGTGACAACGGCTAAGACTTTGGCTTATGCTTTACAAACGAAGTTATATGGCGTTTCTTCATTGGAAGCACTGGCGGCCACGTTGCCGGATCTGCAAGCAGGATTGTGGATTGTGCCAGTGATAGATGCGAGACGTGAAGCGGTCTATACAGGCGTTTATTACTATCGGAACGGGCAATTAGAAACGGTGCTGGAAGATCAATATATGACTATTGCAGATTTAAATAGTTACTTAATTGAAAGTAAGAAAGACTATATTTTTGCAGGAAATGATTTGGAAAAAATAAAACCTTTGCTTGAGGGCAAACTGGTTGAAACGCTTCCTCAAGCTTCTAAGATGAAAGCTTTGATTCATGAGCCTGAAAATATTCACACATTCCATCCGGATTATTTAAAACTATCAGAGGCAGAACGCAATTGGCTGAACAATCAGAAGTCCTAG
- a CDS encoding 2-isopropylmalate synthase, which translates to MMSHIQVFDTTLRDGEQTPGVSFSFDERLTIAKQLEKWGVDVIEAGFPASSQGSFDSVKAISETLTKTAVIGLARCKKSDIDAVYEATKDAKYPQLHVFIASSAIHLEHKLKMTQEEVLESIAENVSYGKSLFDVVQFSPEDATRTDLDFLVKCVQTAVDAGASVINIPDTVGYSYPAEFGNIFKVLNEKIKSDHEVIYSAHCHDDLGLAVANSMAAIENGAMRVEGAVNGIGERAGNTALEEVALGLYVRKDHYGIETNLKLDETKATSDLVASFAGIRVPRNKAVVGQNAFSHESGIHQDGFLKHPETYEIMTPQLVGIQSSELPLGKLSGKHAFAEKLKQLGYDISPEKQVELFKQFKSIADKKKNVSDHDVHALVQGHTHETNAAYQVETLQLQFVSEGVQSAVVVLKDHEGKEYPSAAIGTGSIVAVYNAVDQIFKAPSELLNYQITSVTEGSDAQAQVNVEIRIDGRTYYGIGVDHDVLLASCKAYVEANSNHLAEIAREDGVVS; encoded by the coding sequence ATTATGAGTCATATTCAAGTATTTGATACAACACTAAGAGATGGTGAGCAAACCCCAGGAGTCAGTTTTTCATTTGATGAAAGACTGACAATTGCCAAGCAATTAGAAAAATGGGGAGTAGATGTTATCGAAGCAGGTTTCCCCGCTTCAAGTCAAGGAAGCTTTGATTCTGTCAAAGCAATTTCAGAAACTTTAACAAAAACAGCTGTGATAGGTTTAGCACGTTGTAAAAAAAGTGATATTGATGCAGTATACGAAGCAACTAAAGATGCTAAATATCCTCAGTTACATGTTTTTATCGCATCTAGCGCTATTCACTTAGAACATAAACTTAAAATGACTCAAGAAGAAGTGCTCGAAAGTATTGCAGAAAATGTAAGCTACGGCAAATCTTTATTCGATGTAGTCCAATTTTCACCAGAAGATGCCACACGTACTGACTTAGATTTCTTAGTCAAATGTGTACAAACTGCGGTTGATGCTGGTGCATCGGTTATCAACATCCCTGATACAGTCGGGTACAGCTACCCTGCTGAATTTGGAAATATTTTTAAAGTACTGAATGAAAAAATCAAGTCTGATCATGAAGTTATTTATAGCGCACATTGCCATGACGATTTAGGCCTGGCAGTAGCAAATAGTATGGCTGCAATTGAAAATGGCGCAATGCGTGTGGAAGGCGCTGTTAACGGTATCGGTGAACGCGCTGGTAATACTGCCCTTGAGGAAGTTGCACTGGGTTTATATGTGCGTAAAGATCATTACGGCATCGAAACTAATTTGAAATTAGATGAAACAAAAGCAACATCTGATCTAGTTGCAAGCTTTGCTGGTATTCGCGTTCCTCGAAATAAAGCGGTCGTCGGACAAAATGCATTCAGTCATGAATCTGGAATCCATCAAGATGGTTTCCTTAAACACCCTGAAACTTATGAAATTATGACACCACAGCTTGTAGGTATTCAATCATCTGAATTGCCGCTAGGTAAATTGTCAGGTAAACACGCCTTTGCAGAGAAATTGAAACAATTAGGTTACGATATTTCTCCTGAAAAACAAGTGGAATTATTTAAACAGTTCAAATCAATTGCTGATAAGAAGAAAAATGTTTCAGACCACGATGTACATGCCCTTGTTCAAGGTCACACTCATGAAACAAATGCTGCTTATCAAGTAGAAACTTTGCAACTGCAATTTGTTTCTGAAGGCGTACAAAGTGCTGTAGTTGTATTGAAAGACCATGAAGGCAAAGAGTACCCTTCAGCAGCTATCGGCACAGGTTCAATCGTTGCAGTTTACAATGCTGTTGACCAAATTTTCAAAGCGCCATCTGAATTATTGAATTATCAAATTACGTCAGTAACTGAAGGTTCAGATGCTCAAGCACAAGTAAATGTTGAAATTCGTATCGACGGCCGTACATATTATGGTATCGGTGTCGATCACGATGTGTTGTTAGCATCATGTAAAGCCTATGTAGAAGCTAATTCAAATCATCTAGCTGAGATAGCACGAGAGGACGGCGTTGTTTCATGA
- the ilvC gene encoding ketol-acid reductoisomerase: MTTVYYDETVKEDALKGKKIAVVGYGSQGHAHAQNLKDNGYDVVIGIRPGKSFDKAKKDGFDVYPVDEAVKQADVVMVLLPDEIQGKVYEEEIAPNLEAGNALAFAHGFNIHFDVIQPPADVDVFLVAPKGPGHLVRRTFTEGSSVPALFGVEQDATGNAFNLALSYAKGIGATKAGVIETTFKEETETDLFGEQAVLCGGVTRLIQSGFETLVEAGYQPELAYFEVLHEMKLIVDLMYEGGMETMRYSISNTAEYGDYVSGPRVITDDVKQNMKAVLEDIQNGKFANSFIEDNKNGFKEFHKLRKEAQDHQIQEVGKELREMMPFVENKTIEN, translated from the coding sequence ATGACAACAGTTTATTATGACGAAACAGTAAAAGAAGATGCTTTAAAAGGTAAAAAAATTGCAGTAGTTGGTTATGGTTCACAAGGCCATGCTCATGCTCAAAACTTAAAAGACAATGGTTATGACGTCGTAATCGGTATTCGCCCAGGTAAATCTTTCGACAAAGCAAAGAAAGACGGCTTTGATGTATATCCAGTTGACGAAGCAGTGAAACAAGCAGACGTAGTAATGGTACTATTACCAGATGAAATTCAAGGCAAAGTATACGAAGAAGAAATCGCTCCTAATTTAGAAGCTGGCAACGCTTTAGCATTTGCTCATGGTTTCAACATTCACTTTGATGTTATCCAACCCCCAGCAGATGTTGATGTATTCTTAGTTGCTCCAAAAGGTCCAGGTCATTTGGTAAGACGTACGTTCACAGAAGGAAGCTCAGTACCTGCCCTATTCGGTGTTGAACAAGATGCAACTGGTAATGCTTTCAACTTAGCATTAAGTTACGCAAAAGGAATCGGTGCTACTAAAGCAGGTGTAATTGAAACAACATTCAAAGAAGAAACAGAAACTGATTTATTCGGTGAACAAGCTGTACTTTGCGGCGGTGTGACACGATTAATCCAAAGCGGATTCGAAACATTAGTTGAAGCGGGATATCAACCAGAATTAGCTTATTTCGAAGTATTACATGAAATGAAATTAATTGTTGATTTAATGTATGAAGGTGGAATGGAAACAATGCGTTATTCTATCTCTAATACAGCAGAATACGGCGACTATGTTTCTGGACCACGAGTTATTACTGACGATGTAAAACAAAATATGAAAGCAGTCTTGGAAGACATCCAAAACGGTAAATTCGCAAACAGCTTCATTGAAGATAATAAAAATGGTTTCAAAGAATTCCATAAACTACGTAAAGAAGCTCAAGATCATCAAATCCAAGAAGTTGGTAAAGAACTACGCGAAATGATGCCTTTCGTAGAAAATAAAACGATTGAAAACTAA